In one Rutidosis leptorrhynchoides isolate AG116_Rl617_1_P2 chromosome 8, CSIRO_AGI_Rlap_v1, whole genome shotgun sequence genomic region, the following are encoded:
- the LOC139862966 gene encoding splicing factor 3B subunit 6-like protein, translating to MATISLRKSNTRLPPEVNRVLYVRNLPFNITSEEMYDIFGKYGAIRQIRIGTNKDTRGTAYVVYEDIYDAKTAVDHLSGFNVANRYLIVLYYQQGKMGKKFDQKKKEEELTKLQEKYGVTAKDLK from the coding sequence ATGGCAACAATTAGCTTAAGAAAGAGTAACACAAGGCTTCCACCAGAGGTAAACAGGGTTCTATACGTGCGTAATCTACCATTCAACATCACATCCGAAGAGATGTACGATATTTTCGGAAAATACGGTGCGATTCGTCAAATACGTATCGGAACCAATAAGGATACACGTGGCACTGCTTATGTGGTTTACGAAGATATATACGATGCGAAAACAGCAGTCGATCATCTGTCTGGATTTAACGTTGCGAATCGGTACCTGATTGTGTTGTATTATCAGCAAGGGAAGATGGGTAAGAAATTTGATCAGAAGAAGAAGGAAGAGGAACTTACTAAGCTTCAGGAAAAATACGGTGTTACTGCTAAAGATCTTAAGTAG